One Pullulanibacillus sp. KACC 23026 DNA segment encodes these proteins:
- a CDS encoding YlaN family protein: MEGILLSIDTETRHRDQAYALLEADAHKILKLIEVQMENLTMPQCPLYEEVLDTQMFGLSREIDFAVRLGLVDAKDGKAILGKLEQQLSSLYEAITGQE, from the coding sequence ATGGAGGGGATCCTATTGTCGATCGATACCGAAACACGGCATCGAGATCAGGCCTATGCGTTGCTTGAAGCAGATGCGCATAAGATCCTAAAATTAATAGAAGTTCAGATGGAGAATCTAACCATGCCACAGTGTCCTCTATACGAGGAAGTTTTAGATACACAAATGTTTGGGCTATCAAGAGAGATCGATTTTGCCGTTCGTCTAGGCCTAGTTGATGCAAAAGATGGAAAAGCAATTCTTGGAAAACTTGAACAGCAGCTCTCAAGCCTGTACGAAGCGATAACAGGTCAGGAGTGA
- a CDS encoding nitronate monooxygenase family protein gives MLKTRLTDALAINLPIIQGGLAYLAYSELAAAVSNAGGLGQLTAMTCSSPEDLRDEIHKIRQLTDRPFGVNFAIGQHGRPYEEMLQVAIDEGVPVVSITGGNPTPVFEKLNQTPIKKLVLVATKRQAIKAEALGADAVMVVGNEGGGHLGREEIGGLVLIPSVVDAVNIPVIASGGFSDGRGLMAALALGAEGVEMGTRFIATKECVHASKTYQEMILKADETDTVIIKKSLGAPARALKNDWTASILREEEKGSGYEGLKALISGERNKALIYDGKMEEGFGWAGQTAGRIQDIPTVQTLFDRIMAEAHQIRAKWGTSMEERMG, from the coding sequence ATCTTAAAAACACGCCTGACAGATGCTCTAGCTATTAATTTGCCTATTATTCAAGGGGGACTAGCTTATTTGGCCTATTCAGAGCTTGCGGCTGCGGTTTCAAATGCCGGCGGGCTTGGGCAACTGACTGCTATGACTTGTTCATCTCCTGAAGATTTAAGAGATGAGATACATAAAATACGTCAATTAACCGATCGTCCATTTGGTGTGAACTTTGCGATTGGCCAGCATGGGCGTCCTTACGAGGAGATGCTTCAGGTGGCCATCGATGAAGGGGTTCCGGTCGTTTCGATTACCGGTGGCAATCCAACACCTGTCTTTGAAAAATTAAATCAAACCCCTATCAAGAAGCTCGTCTTAGTGGCAACAAAGAGACAAGCGATCAAAGCTGAGGCGTTAGGGGCCGATGCCGTGATGGTTGTCGGAAATGAAGGGGGAGGACATCTTGGCCGTGAAGAAATTGGTGGGTTGGTCCTCATTCCTTCTGTCGTTGATGCCGTTAACATTCCCGTTATCGCATCAGGGGGTTTTTCAGACGGAAGAGGCTTGATGGCGGCACTAGCACTTGGGGCAGAAGGGGTGGAGATGGGGACACGCTTCATTGCAACAAAGGAATGCGTCCATGCCTCAAAAACGTATCAGGAGATGATTTTAAAAGCCGATGAAACCGATACGGTTATCATAAAAAAATCATTGGGTGCCCCTGCACGAGCTTTAAAAAATGATTGGACAGCTTCCATTCTTAGAGAAGAAGAAAAAGGTAGCGGCTATGAGGGATTAAAGGCGTTAATCAGCGGTGAACGCAATAAAGCCTTAATCTATGATGGGAAAATGGAGGAGGGCTTTGGCTGGGCAGGTCAAACGGCTGGGCGAATACAGGATATCCCCACTGTTCAGACTTTGTTTGATCGAATAATGGCAGAAGCTCATCAAATTCGTGCTAAATGGGGCACTTCAATGGAAGAAAGAATGGGTTGA
- a CDS encoding YlaH-like family protein — protein sequence MSNTDSSQFHFSSYPQFLLDHKWSSDHMIIILYLTIVALSIVVYKLGFARKLPPLKSLIIYVLLLFGCIIMTILALQLPIVGALTIAAVVLIIYKLRLYQSKRRDDQLKM from the coding sequence GTGTCAAACACTGATAGCAGTCAATTTCACTTTTCGAGCTATCCGCAATTTCTGCTCGATCACAAATGGTCTTCTGATCACATGATTATTATTTTGTATCTGACGATTGTTGCTTTGTCTATTGTGGTCTACAAACTAGGGTTTGCCCGAAAGCTTCCTCCTTTGAAATCCTTAATTATTTATGTGCTGCTCTTGTTTGGTTGCATTATTATGACGATCTTAGCCCTTCAATTACCGATTGTCGGGGCTTTGACGATTGCAGCAGTCGTGCTTATTATCTATAAACTGCGACTGTACCAATCGAAGAGAAGAGACGACCAATTAAAAATGTAA
- a CDS encoding PhoH family protein, with protein MTKIYVLDTNVLLQDPFALFAFEEHEVIIPAIVLEEIDSKKRNMDEIGRHARTVSRLIDQLREKGRLHQGVPLENGGSIRVELNHRSFESVKESFIDRTNDNRIIAVALNLQIEEQQKEIPKQVILVSKDVLVRVKADALGIETEDFLNDRVIKDDDIYNGYREFYVSDHLINQFYRDKKIPVSEITKEPTYPYEFFILKGLNMKSSAIGIIDASGKLLTSCYYGNETVWGIKGRNAQQVMALELLQRPDVHLVTLIGKAGTGKTLLALASGLLQTEDLHLYKKLLIARSIMPVGKDIGYLPGEKAEKLRPWLQPVYDNLEFLFNTKRKGEIEDILAGISSIETEAITYIRGRSIPEQFIIIDEAQNLTKHEVKTILTRVGEGTKIILMGDPEQVDHPYLDQYNNGLTYVVEKMKDQDVSGHVKLQKGERSKLAQIAADVL; from the coding sequence TTGACTAAAATTTACGTCCTAGACACAAATGTACTCTTACAAGATCCTTTTGCATTGTTCGCTTTCGAGGAACATGAAGTGATTATTCCAGCCATTGTTTTGGAAGAGATTGATTCCAAAAAGCGAAATATGGATGAGATTGGGCGGCATGCAAGAACGGTCTCTCGACTCATTGACCAGCTTAGAGAAAAAGGAAGGCTTCATCAAGGGGTGCCGCTTGAAAACGGAGGTTCTATTCGTGTAGAACTTAATCATCGCTCATTTGAATCAGTAAAAGAAAGCTTTATAGATAGAACGAATGACAACAGGATTATTGCTGTCGCGTTAAATTTACAAATCGAAGAACAACAAAAAGAGATCCCGAAACAAGTGATCTTAGTCAGTAAAGATGTCCTAGTAAGAGTCAAGGCGGATGCCCTTGGGATTGAAACTGAGGACTTCTTGAATGATCGAGTCATAAAGGATGATGATATCTACAATGGCTATCGCGAGTTCTACGTATCCGATCATTTGATCAACCAATTCTATCGCGATAAGAAAATTCCAGTTTCTGAGATTACAAAAGAACCGACCTATCCTTATGAGTTCTTTATTTTAAAGGGATTGAATATGAAATCCTCTGCGATCGGAATTATTGATGCATCAGGAAAGCTGTTAACGAGTTGTTATTATGGGAATGAAACGGTCTGGGGGATAAAAGGCCGGAACGCCCAGCAAGTGATGGCGCTTGAACTTTTACAACGGCCGGACGTTCACCTCGTTACATTAATTGGGAAAGCAGGGACCGGCAAGACCTTGTTGGCGCTTGCTTCAGGGCTTCTGCAAACGGAGGATTTGCATCTCTATAAAAAACTTTTGATTGCCAGATCCATTATGCCAGTCGGCAAGGATATTGGCTATCTGCCAGGTGAGAAAGCAGAGAAGCTGAGACCGTGGCTGCAGCCTGTTTATGATAATTTGGAATTCCTTTTTAACACCAAGAGAAAAGGAGAGATCGAGGATATATTAGCGGGTATTAGCTCTATTGAAACTGAGGCGATTACATATATAAGAGGAAGAAGCATCCCCGAGCAATTTATCATTATAGACGAAGCTCAGAATTTAACGAAGCACGAGGTCAAAACAATCTTAACAAGAGTAGGGGAAGGCACTAAGATTATTTTAATGGGGGATCCAGAACAAGTCGATCACCCCTATCTTGACCAATACAATAATGGACTGACTTATGTTGTGGAAAAGATGAAAGATCAAGATGTCAGTGGACATGTTAAGCTTCAGAAGGGCGAACGGTCAAAACTTGCGCAAATCGCTGCGGATGTTTTGTAA
- a CDS encoding DUF5325 family protein gives MNAVFFLLAVLTVGSLVMIGYAIVASSLLGVILSILGVLVFMGLGFTLKRRVQTN, from the coding sequence ATGAATGCCGTTTTCTTTTTGCTTGCTGTCTTAACAGTTGGGAGCTTAGTGATGATCGGCTACGCCATTGTGGCGAGCAGCTTGCTTGGAGTCATCCTGTCGATTCTGGGTGTTCTTGTATTTATGGGGCTTGGGTTTACCTTAAAGCGCCGCGTACAAACGAATTGA
- a CDS encoding IS110 family transposase: METLYKRCAGLDVHSETIVACVLMGESETDLVKETETFPTLTKDLFRLLKWLEEKEVTHIAMESTGIYWKPVYNILEDFFDITLANAQRIKNVPGRKTDVSDAEWIAKLLRHGLIEKSFVPPEDFRNLRDLTRLRKKWVGQMTSEKNRIQKVLEASNIKLATVISDVFGVSGRKLLEQLMDNGYIDQEEVGQKIHGKMAHKKQMIADSLFGTLNEHQLFLIKQSWMHIIYLEELISAIEKRMDDILKDYQEEVQLLMTMPGIKKETAAIIIAEIGVDMGQFPTSKHLASWAGLSPGNHESAGKRKSTKTVKGNPHIKSALCEAAWAVSRSRNKRLSIKYWSLAARRGKKKALVAIGHRMLTIVYHMLQNKEPYHESTAN, from the coding sequence GTGGAAACGTTGTACAAACGTTGCGCAGGCTTGGATGTTCATTCAGAAACGATTGTGGCATGTGTCTTAATGGGAGAATCAGAAACAGATCTAGTGAAGGAAACGGAAACTTTCCCTACTTTAACCAAAGATCTCTTTCGTCTTCTAAAGTGGTTAGAGGAAAAAGAAGTCACCCATATAGCGATGGAAAGTACAGGCATTTATTGGAAGCCGGTTTATAACATCTTAGAGGATTTCTTCGATATTACGTTGGCGAATGCCCAAAGGATTAAAAATGTTCCTGGTAGAAAGACGGATGTGTCAGATGCAGAGTGGATCGCCAAATTATTAAGACATGGTTTAATTGAAAAAAGTTTTGTGCCTCCCGAGGATTTTCGAAATCTTCGTGACTTGACTCGTCTTCGCAAAAAGTGGGTGGGTCAGATGACGTCAGAAAAAAATCGGATTCAAAAGGTTCTAGAGGCTTCGAATATTAAACTAGCTACCGTTATTTCAGATGTATTTGGCGTTTCAGGAAGAAAGCTTTTAGAACAACTTATGGATAATGGGTACATTGATCAAGAAGAAGTTGGTCAAAAGATTCATGGGAAAATGGCACATAAAAAGCAAATGATAGCCGATTCACTGTTTGGAACATTAAACGAACATCAACTCTTTCTTATTAAACAATCTTGGATGCATATTATTTACCTTGAAGAGTTAATATCGGCTATCGAAAAGAGAATGGATGACATTTTGAAGGACTATCAAGAAGAAGTGCAATTGCTTATGACCATGCCCGGTATTAAAAAAGAGACCGCAGCCATTATCATCGCTGAAATAGGAGTGGATATGGGACAATTCCCTACTTCCAAACACCTTGCCTCATGGGCAGGTTTATCTCCTGGTAATCATGAAAGTGCGGGAAAACGAAAGAGTACAAAGACAGTCAAAGGGAATCCTCATATTAAATCTGCTTTATGTGAAGCTGCGTGGGCTGTTTCAAGAAGTCGAAATAAAAGGTTGTCCATTAAGTATTGGTCGCTAGCTGCAAGAAGAGGAAAGAAAAAAGCACTCGTTGCCATCGGACACCGAATGCTTACCATTGTCTATCACATGCTTCAGAACAAAGAACCCTATCACGAGTCCACAGCAAATTAG
- a CDS encoding GapA-binding peptide SR1P, producing MGTIICQECERTIEHVDDFKVSTLYSTCSACKDKTNKKK from the coding sequence TTGGGCACCATCATCTGTCAGGAATGTGAACGGACGATTGAGCATGTTGATGATTTTAAAGTGTCTACTTTGTACAGTACCTGTTCGGCATGTAAGGATAAGACAAACAAGAAGAAATGA
- a CDS encoding DUF1054 domain-containing protein has protein sequence MTFNGFSEADFDVFSIEGLDPRMLALRHHIQPKLAELGDYFSPILTALTGDEMFYHVAKHARRTVNPPKDTWVAFAANKRGYKKHPHFQIGLWPTHLFIRLAVINECPDKKALAKALNTHGRSIMEHFPKQFVWSADHTKPHTTEEPAPDLIDRLGEIKKAEFLVGLDVDRETTVKSGAEILNVIEKTFGQLAPLYNEMRRRVRPH, from the coding sequence ATGACTTTTAATGGATTTTCAGAAGCGGACTTCGATGTGTTTTCCATTGAAGGACTTGACCCGCGGATGCTAGCCCTTCGCCATCACATTCAGCCCAAATTAGCGGAGCTCGGAGACTATTTTTCTCCTATTTTAACAGCCTTAACAGGTGATGAAATGTTCTATCATGTAGCCAAGCATGCCAGACGAACCGTTAATCCACCGAAGGATACTTGGGTAGCCTTTGCCGCAAACAAAAGGGGCTACAAAAAACATCCTCATTTTCAGATAGGACTTTGGCCTACCCACCTTTTTATCCGTTTAGCCGTTATCAATGAATGTCCTGATAAAAAAGCACTGGCGAAGGCTCTCAACACACATGGTCGGTCCATAATGGAGCACTTTCCAAAACAATTTGTATGGTCAGCGGATCACACCAAGCCTCATACAACGGAAGAACCCGCTCCGGATCTAATCGATCGTCTTGGGGAGATAAAAAAAGCAGAATTTCTGGTCGGCCTTGATGTAGACCGTGAAACCACTGTAAAGAGCGGTGCGGAGATTCTGAATGTGATTGAAAAAACATTTGGACAGCTCGCCCCTCTATACAATGAAATGCGCCGGAGAGTTAGGCCCCATTAA
- the typA gene encoding translational GTPase TypA encodes MSNTRNDLRNIAIIAHVDHGKTTLVDELLKQSGTFRQNEHVHERAMDSNDLERERGITILAKNTSLSYKDHRINIVDTPGHADFSGEVERIMRMVDGVLLLVDAYEGVMPQTRFVLKKALEAKLKPIVVVNKIDKPMARPEEVIDEVLELFIDLGADDDQLEFPVVYASAINGVAGKTPDDVTHDMSIVFDMILEHVPGPIDNSDESLQFQVTMLDYNDYVGRIGIGRIYRGKIEVGQQAVLVKADGTQKGFRVTKLFGFFGLKRSEIQEAKAGDLIAITGVEDINIGETINEAGKIDPLPLLTIEEPTMQMTFLVNNSPFAGKEGQYITSRKLYERLMAEVERDVSLIVEQTESPDAWIVSGRGELHLSILIENMRREGYELQVSKPKVIEREIDGVLSEPWEQVMIDVPEDYSGSVIESLGRRKAELQNMEQQEDGHFKLTFMAPSRGLIGYRRDFLSETRGYGVLNHSFDHYRPFIREAIGGRRQGVLVSMDTGQVTAYSLGQLEDRGTMFVEPGAQVYEGMIVGEHTRENDLTVNVTKAKQMTNVRSATKDQTVTLKTPRILSLEDALAYLDDDEYCEMTPENIRLRKKVLNKNEREREEKKRKLASSKF; translated from the coding sequence ATGTCAAATACACGAAATGATTTAAGAAATATTGCGATCATTGCACACGTTGACCACGGAAAAACAACGCTTGTGGATGAATTATTAAAGCAATCTGGTACATTCCGTCAAAATGAGCATGTTCATGAACGGGCAATGGATTCCAATGATCTTGAACGTGAACGCGGAATTACGATTTTAGCTAAGAACACAAGCCTTTCATATAAAGACCACCGTATTAATATTGTGGATACTCCTGGACACGCTGACTTCAGCGGTGAGGTTGAACGGATCATGCGCATGGTGGATGGGGTCTTGCTTCTCGTCGACGCGTATGAAGGGGTTATGCCACAAACACGCTTTGTATTGAAAAAAGCGCTTGAAGCTAAATTAAAGCCAATCGTTGTTGTAAATAAAATCGACAAGCCTATGGCTCGACCAGAAGAAGTTATAGACGAAGTGCTTGAACTCTTTATTGATCTTGGTGCTGATGATGACCAGCTTGAGTTTCCAGTTGTCTATGCATCGGCAATCAACGGTGTAGCAGGAAAGACACCTGATGATGTCACGCATGATATGTCCATTGTTTTTGACATGATTCTTGAGCACGTACCAGGACCGATTGATAACTCCGATGAGTCCCTTCAATTCCAGGTGACGATGCTTGATTATAATGATTATGTAGGACGTATTGGGATCGGCCGTATTTACCGAGGAAAAATCGAAGTGGGTCAGCAGGCGGTGCTTGTGAAGGCCGATGGTACACAAAAAGGGTTCCGTGTAACGAAGCTATTCGGCTTCTTTGGCCTTAAAAGATCGGAAATTCAAGAGGCCAAAGCTGGAGATCTAATCGCGATTACGGGTGTTGAGGATATCAATATCGGTGAAACAATCAATGAAGCGGGCAAAATTGATCCACTTCCTCTCTTAACCATTGAAGAACCAACCATGCAAATGACGTTCTTAGTCAATAATAGTCCATTTGCTGGTAAAGAGGGCCAATATATCACTAGCCGTAAGCTGTATGAACGCTTGATGGCAGAAGTCGAACGCGATGTGAGCTTAATTGTTGAGCAAACAGAATCTCCTGATGCTTGGATCGTTTCTGGACGCGGGGAACTTCACTTGTCTATTTTAATTGAGAACATGCGCCGAGAGGGTTATGAGCTTCAAGTGTCGAAGCCTAAGGTTATTGAAAGAGAAATTGATGGTGTTTTATCTGAGCCATGGGAGCAGGTTATGATCGACGTACCTGAAGATTATTCTGGGTCTGTCATTGAATCACTTGGCCGCCGCAAAGCGGAGCTGCAGAACATGGAACAGCAAGAAGACGGTCATTTCAAATTAACTTTTATGGCACCATCTCGCGGCCTTATCGGCTATCGTCGTGATTTCTTAAGTGAGACACGCGGTTATGGAGTTTTAAATCATTCCTTTGACCACTATCGTCCATTTATTCGTGAGGCTATCGGTGGCCGTCGTCAAGGTGTCCTCGTTTCCATGGATACTGGGCAAGTAACGGCTTATTCACTTGGTCAGCTTGAAGACCGTGGAACGATGTTCGTTGAGCCGGGCGCTCAAGTTTATGAGGGAATGATCGTTGGTGAGCATACCCGTGAGAATGATTTGACGGTTAATGTGACAAAAGCCAAGCAAATGACGAACGTGCGATCCGCAACAAAAGATCAAACGGTCACGCTTAAAACGCCAAGAATCCTGTCTCTTGAGGATGCATTAGCTTATTTGGATGATGACGAATATTGCGAAATGACTCCGGAAAACATTCGTTTGAGAAAGAAAGTTTTAAATAAAAACGAACGTGAGCGGGAAGAGAAGAAGCGTAAGTTAGCTAGTTCAAAGTTCTAA
- a CDS encoding peptidyl-prolyl cis-trans isomerase: MSTIVPITGRVQFQIVLDPSSWIFDHRKIELNDYLTETITIQDVLGHNRDERAGAAMPRMIETGVKYEKDKWLTDSFVIPIAPFLSNAEPLEDASLVHLLSEDGEEITTLPITVFKEGVFCFSKNGKILKEEGPLQFYNLDDYHDEPIGGISKIVLA, translated from the coding sequence TTGTCCACCATTGTACCCATTACTGGCCGCGTCCAGTTTCAAATTGTTTTAGATCCCAGCAGTTGGATTTTTGATCACCGAAAGATTGAATTGAATGATTACTTAACCGAAACCATCACCATTCAAGATGTACTAGGACATAATCGAGATGAACGAGCAGGTGCTGCCATGCCCCGGATGATCGAGACAGGCGTTAAATACGAAAAGGATAAATGGTTAACCGACTCATTTGTCATACCTATTGCTCCTTTTCTAAGCAATGCTGAACCGTTAGAGGATGCGAGTCTCGTCCATTTATTAAGTGAAGACGGGGAGGAAATAACTACACTCCCCATTACAGTCTTCAAGGAAGGCGTCTTTTGTTTTTCAAAAAATGGGAAGATCTTAAAAGAAGAAGGGCCGCTCCAATTTTACAATTTAGACGATTATCACGATGAACCTATTGGAGGCATTTCTAAAATTGTTCTTGCCTAA
- a CDS encoding inositol monophosphatase family protein, which yields MSEQIDWYAIRDRAKEWILDAGEQLKEALKSTLQVETKSSPDDLVTNMDRQIEEFFIQHIRESFPGHYIISEEGYGDKLSELKGIIWMIDPIDGTMNFVHQKRHFSISIGVYENGVGRVGLILDVMNGDLYHCVKGSGAFQNDSKLPPLTETSLNEAVISINATWLNQNRRIDPDIVRPIARQCRGTRSYGSAAIELAYVACGALDLYWSMRLAPWDIGAGLILVEEVGGAATRVDGSPINLLKQNSLLVGNPSVHQTVSNHIQQEIESGKFVEQYE from the coding sequence ATGAGTGAACAAATCGATTGGTACGCAATCAGAGACCGAGCAAAGGAATGGATCCTAGATGCCGGAGAACAGCTAAAAGAAGCCTTGAAGTCTACTCTTCAAGTGGAAACCAAGTCTTCCCCAGATGACCTTGTCACGAATATGGACCGGCAAATTGAAGAATTTTTCATTCAGCATATCCGCGAATCTTTTCCGGGGCATTACATTATATCGGAAGAGGGCTATGGCGATAAGCTTAGTGAACTAAAAGGGATTATATGGATGATTGATCCGATAGACGGGACGATGAATTTTGTTCATCAAAAACGGCACTTTTCGATATCAATTGGGGTTTATGAAAATGGTGTTGGACGAGTTGGTCTTATTTTAGATGTAATGAATGGCGATCTTTATCATTGCGTAAAGGGCTCCGGTGCCTTTCAAAACGATAGCAAGCTCCCTCCTCTTACGGAAACATCCTTGAACGAAGCGGTGATTTCCATTAATGCCACTTGGCTTAATCAGAATCGTCGGATTGACCCGGATATTGTGAGACCCATCGCCCGTCAATGCCGAGGAACCCGTTCTTATGGCTCGGCTGCTATTGAACTGGCTTATGTGGCGTGTGGAGCACTGGATCTGTACTGGTCGATGCGTCTCGCCCCTTGGGATATTGGGGCTGGATTAATTTTGGTGGAAGAAGTAGGGGGTGCGGCAACCCGTGTTGATGGGTCCCCGATTAACTTGCTCAAGCAAAATTCATTATTAGTTGGCAATCCATCGGTTCATCAAACGGTCTCCAACCATATCCAGCAAGAAATAGAAAGCGGTAAATTCGTCGAACAGTATGAATAA
- a CDS encoding aminotransferase class I/II-fold pyridoxal phosphate-dependent enzyme yields the protein MSQQETPLFTGLVHYIKNNPIPFHIPGHKKGNGMDPEFREFIGENALKIDLINIAPLDDLHQPHGMIQQAQKLAAEAFGADETFFSVQGTSGAIMTMVLAVCSPGDKILVPRNVHKSVLSAIIFSGALPIFIYPEVDRELGISHGISTEAVKHALQAHPDAKALLVINPTYFGVSANLKEIVEVAHGFNVPVLVDEAHGIHIHFHEKLPMSAMQAGADMSATSIHKLGGSLTQSSVLNVKRGRVSPQRVQAVLSMLTTTSTSYILLASLDAARRHLATEGHKEISRAIELADHARNQINQIEGLYSPGEEILHSKATTALDPTKVLISVKKLGIKGYDAEVWLRENYRIEVELSDLYNILCLVTSGDDEASIQSLINGLRALSDTFKQNGKDPIHKEMPVHVPQMPKLALSPRDAFYAQTEFVPYEESVGRIIAEFVMVYPPGIPIFTPGEIITKENLDYIKENMDAGLPVQGPEDPALKTLKVVQEIAPIE from the coding sequence TTGTCACAACAAGAGACCCCATTATTTACCGGTTTAGTCCATTATATCAAAAATAATCCGATTCCCTTCCACATTCCTGGTCATAAAAAAGGAAATGGAATGGATCCTGAGTTCAGAGAATTCATTGGCGAAAATGCTTTAAAAATTGACTTAATCAATATTGCACCTTTAGATGACCTGCATCAGCCTCATGGCATGATCCAGCAAGCTCAAAAATTAGCTGCTGAAGCGTTTGGTGCTGATGAGACCTTTTTCTCAGTACAGGGAACGAGCGGTGCCATTATGACAATGGTTCTTGCGGTTTGCTCACCTGGGGATAAAATTTTGGTTCCGCGAAATGTACACAAATCCGTTTTATCAGCGATTATCTTCTCAGGTGCTCTGCCTATTTTTATCTACCCAGAAGTCGACCGAGAATTAGGGATTTCACATGGCATTTCAACGGAGGCAGTTAAACACGCGCTTCAAGCTCATCCAGATGCTAAGGCCTTATTAGTGATCAACCCCACTTATTTCGGGGTCAGTGCAAACTTAAAAGAGATCGTCGAAGTGGCTCATGGATTTAATGTTCCCGTCCTTGTTGATGAAGCCCATGGCATTCACATTCATTTCCATGAGAAACTGCCGATGTCAGCGATGCAGGCAGGAGCTGATATGTCAGCCACCAGCATTCATAAATTAGGCGGCTCTCTCACTCAGAGCTCTGTTTTAAATGTCAAACGCGGACGTGTTTCCCCTCAGCGTGTACAAGCCGTTCTAAGCATGTTAACCACCACGTCGACTTCTTATATATTGCTCGCGTCTTTAGATGCAGCTAGACGTCATTTAGCGACGGAAGGCCACAAGGAAATTTCCAGAGCTATCGAACTAGCTGATCACGCAAGAAATCAAATTAACCAGATTGAGGGGCTCTATAGTCCAGGTGAAGAAATTCTGCATTCCAAAGCCACTACCGCCCTTGACCCTACTAAAGTATTGATTTCGGTTAAAAAACTGGGGATCAAAGGGTATGATGCAGAAGTTTGGCTTCGTGAAAATTACCGGATTGAGGTCGAATTATCAGACCTTTACAACATACTATGCCTCGTTACTTCCGGCGATGATGAAGCTTCTATTCAATCACTCATTAATGGCTTGCGTGCTCTGTCGGACACTTTTAAGCAAAACGGGAAGGACCCGATTCACAAAGAAATGCCGGTCCATGTTCCACAAATGCCCAAGCTTGCCCTTTCACCGCGCGACGCCTTTTATGCCCAAACCGAATTCGTCCCATATGAAGAATCGGTCGGAAGAATTATCGCTGAGTTTGTAATGGTATACCCACCCGGCATTCCTATCTTCACGCCGGGAGAAATTATTACAAAAGAAAATTTAGATTATATTAAAGAAAACATGGATGCCGGTCTCCCTGTTCAGGGACCAGAAGACCCCGCTTTGAAGACCTTAAAAGTTGTCCAAGAAATTGCGCCAATAGAATAG
- a CDS encoding YlaI family protein: MKITCILCQETQEIDDQNPVAKRLRNRPIHTYMCPNCHERITDRTIKRWETGKFRVHHKEVQKNDQW; the protein is encoded by the coding sequence ATGAAGATCACATGTATCTTATGCCAAGAAACACAAGAAATTGATGACCAAAATCCCGTTGCCAAACGATTAAGGAATCGTCCCATTCACACATACATGTGTCCAAACTGCCATGAACGAATAACAGACAGAACCATAAAACGCTGGGAAACAGGGAAATTTCGCGTCCATCATAAAGAAGTCCAGAAAAATGACCAATGGTGA